One Streptomyces sp. ML-6 genomic region harbors:
- a CDS encoding SGNH/GDSL hydrolase family protein: MQDRSVRRRSRTAAAALAVASLLGTAALSGCDSGPDGTTKGAAGRKPAARPAPVWDRSPGSVAAVGDSITRGFDACSVLTDCPEVSWATGTDQVVRSLAVRLLGASGAAARSWNHAETGARIAQLPEQMALAAEEKPDLVTVMIGANDACRDSARHMTPVEDFRTSFEMSMRRLRAGAPKAQVYVSSVPDLKRLWSMGRGNPLGKQIWKLGICRSMLGDADDMGAAAVARRGSVRERVVAYNEVLREVCAKDLRCRYDGGAVFGYPFTGAQLSRWDWFHPGRDGQARLAEIAYRNVTAARPPA; encoded by the coding sequence ATGCAGGATCGTTCCGTCCGCCGACGGTCGCGTACCGCGGCGGCCGCCTTGGCGGTGGCCTCACTGCTGGGCACGGCCGCCCTGTCCGGCTGTGACTCCGGACCCGACGGGACGACGAAGGGGGCGGCCGGCCGGAAGCCCGCGGCAAGGCCCGCTCCGGTGTGGGACCGCAGTCCCGGTTCGGTGGCCGCCGTGGGCGACTCCATCACCCGGGGCTTCGACGCCTGTTCGGTGCTGACGGACTGCCCGGAGGTGTCGTGGGCGACCGGCACGGACCAGGTGGTGCGCAGCCTGGCCGTGCGGCTGCTGGGGGCGTCGGGGGCCGCGGCCCGGAGCTGGAACCACGCGGAGACGGGGGCCCGGATCGCGCAGCTGCCGGAGCAGATGGCGCTGGCCGCGGAGGAGAAACCCGATCTGGTGACGGTGATGATCGGCGCCAATGACGCCTGCCGGGACTCGGCCCGGCACATGACGCCGGTGGAGGACTTCCGCACGTCCTTCGAGATGTCGATGCGCCGGCTGCGGGCCGGGGCCCCGAAGGCCCAGGTGTACGTGTCGAGCGTGCCGGACCTGAAGCGGCTCTGGTCCATGGGGCGCGGGAACCCGCTGGGCAAGCAGATCTGGAAGCTGGGGATCTGCCGGTCGATGCTGGGCGACGCGGACGACATGGGTGCGGCGGCGGTGGCCCGGCGGGGCTCGGTGCGCGAGCGGGTCGTGGCGTACAACGAGGTGCTCCGGGAGGTCTGTGCGAAGGACCTGCGCTGCCGCTACGACGGCGGGGCGGTCTTCGGCTACCCGTTCACCGGCGCGCAGCTCAGCCGGTGGGACTGGTTCCATCCGGGGCGGGACGGGCAGGCGCGGCTGGCGGAGATCGCGTACCGCAACGTCACGGCGGCCCGGCCGCCCGCGTAG